In a single window of the Ignavibacteria bacterium genome:
- a CDS encoding ABC transporter substrate-binding protein has protein sequence MKIRLILYCLFFIGSILLTSCSKKETSENIFRYNEAQGIENLDPIMCSNFAAGWPLQQMTEGLLEYSREMNLEPNLASSYKISDDGLTYTFTIRKRVFFHDNQCFPDGKGREVKASDFKYCFERVCDPSTKTRGAWLFRDKVKGALEFITSIKEKHNNVKEITGIQAPDDTTLIITLTKPFAPFLSILTMPYSFVYPKEAVEFYKDNFGYNPVGTGPFKFVKWEVDRELEMTKNPNYWSLNKAGKPLVYLDGIKVSFIKSSETAFLDFQQGRFEYYEPSPEVLSQITDETGALKPEYTKEFELIKQPWLNTVYLGIQLDKNVPGGKNNVLSDNRKLRQAINYAIDRQKIISYVLKFRGTPGVNGPIPPGMPGYNKELKGYSFDPAKAKQLLSEAGYHDGKGLTLKLVVSNDDTQKLIGESVQAQLRDLGIDAQLDFMQASTMRSSQVGGELNFWRGNWGADYFDPENFMALFYSKNHSPAGPNYTHYQNMAADSLYELAMRLTDFNTRAKLYNQMEEIVLEDAPWVILYYNQVVYLKSKKVRDMYIDGLNTIILKSAKMQ, from the coding sequence ATGAAGATCAGACTAATTTTATATTGCTTATTTTTTATTGGTTCAATTCTCCTCACCTCCTGCTCAAAAAAAGAAACCTCTGAAAATATTTTCAGGTATAACGAAGCGCAGGGGATAGAAAATCTTGACCCCATTATGTGCAGCAACTTTGCTGCCGGCTGGCCGCTGCAGCAAATGACCGAAGGTCTTCTGGAATACTCCCGTGAAATGAACCTTGAGCCAAATCTTGCTTCATCATACAAAATATCAGATGACGGACTGACCTATACATTCACAATCCGCAAAAGGGTTTTCTTCCACGATAACCAATGCTTCCCGGACGGAAAAGGCAGGGAAGTGAAAGCCTCTGATTTCAAATACTGCTTTGAGCGTGTGTGTGACCCATCCACCAAAACACGCGGGGCATGGCTTTTCCGCGATAAGGTTAAAGGCGCACTTGAGTTCATAACATCAATCAAAGAAAAACACAACAACGTAAAAGAAATAACGGGCATCCAGGCGCCGGATGATACAACGCTTATCATTACGCTCACAAAACCGTTCGCGCCGTTTTTGAGCATACTTACAATGCCGTATTCATTTGTTTACCCCAAAGAAGCCGTTGAGTTCTACAAAGATAACTTCGGCTATAACCCGGTTGGCACGGGACCCTTTAAATTCGTTAAGTGGGAAGTTGACCGCGAGCTTGAAATGACAAAAAATCCCAATTACTGGAGCCTGAATAAAGCAGGCAAGCCGCTTGTATATCTTGATGGCATCAAAGTAAGCTTCATCAAATCCAGTGAAACCGCATTCCTCGATTTCCAGCAGGGAAGGTTTGAATACTACGAACCTTCTCCCGAAGTATTAAGCCAGATAACCGATGAAACCGGAGCGCTTAAGCCTGAATACACAAAGGAGTTTGAGCTTATCAAACAGCCATGGCTTAATACGGTTTACCTTGGAATACAGCTTGATAAAAATGTACCCGGCGGAAAGAACAACGTCCTTTCAGATAACCGCAAGCTTCGCCAGGCGATAAACTACGCCATCGACCGCCAGAAAATTATCAGCTATGTGCTGAAGTTCCGCGGCACACCCGGGGTTAACGGACCCATCCCGCCCGGCATGCCGGGCTATAACAAAGAGCTCAAAGGCTACAGCTTTGATCCTGCCAAAGCCAAACAGCTCCTCAGCGAAGCCGGTTACCACGATGGAAAAGGATTAACGCTTAAGCTTGTGGTATCAAATGATGATACACAGAAGCTTATTGGGGAATCAGTGCAGGCGCAGCTTCGCGATCTTGGAATAGATGCCCAGCTTGATTTTATGCAGGCATCAACCATGCGCTCATCACAGGTCGGGGGAGAGCTTAACTTCTGGCGCGGCAACTGGGGCGCTGATTATTTTGACCCCGAAAACTTCATGGCGCTTTTTTACAGCAAAAACCACTCACCGGCCGGACCCAATTACACGCATTATCAAAACATGGCGGCTGATTCATTATATGAGCTTGCAATGCGCCTTACCGATTTTAACACCCGCGCAAAACTTTATAACCAAATGGAAGAGATCGTGCTCGAAGATGCGCCATGGGTAATTTTATATTACAACCAGGTTGTTTATTTAAAGAGCAAAAAGGTCCGCGATATGTATATCGATGGCCTCAACACCATCATCCTCAAATCCGCCAAGATGCAGTAA
- a CDS encoding N-6 DNA methylase → MSLESAYSLIEKLVNDFNANEKHYLASDYSESQARLDFIDKLFIALGWDVNHEHQKNPYEQEVKVERRVKDKETQKRADYAFFLSPNYRDPKFYVEAKKPSRSLANPYDSFQAIRYGWNAQTPLVVLTDFEEFHILDSRYKPDIKYTKERKVLSFHYTEYTDKEKFSKLYYLFSREAVESGSIEKFAETMPKPRGKAVQKGLFPGSYQSIDESFLEELDEIRNTLARSFKKKNPALTSEELTEATQRTIDRLVFIRFLEDMLIEGEHHISTYGDKGTAWGDFIADCRSLNAKYNGIVFKEHFIDRLPLNNGEIQRGSNTAIVPDDKDFEDICKELSHINSPYNFNSIPIHILGSIYERFLGKVVHATDKRVTIEEKPEVRKAGGVYYTPQYIVQYIVDNTVGKLIEGKTPAEISKLRFADISCGSGSFLITVYDTLLRYHSKYYQLNPKEAKADGCIFSNGLWVLSLKQKRQILLNNVYGVDIDHQAVEVTQLSLYLKLLEDETLATANEMQAMFKEKILPDLSKNIICGNSLIGTDIYTNDAPLLAKEGWREATGWSEEEEKKINAMNFEDAFPAIMKNGGFDAIVGNPPYVRIQIFKETTPKIADYLKKYYLSAKSGNYDLYVVFIEKAIYSINQRGLTSFIVPNKFFTTDYGENIRKFIYAGNLLNTILDFRQQQIFVNATTYTSIIVLQKKSTNSFRFSKPSVSNLREDKIEYITYDISEIGTEWEFENLKFKSIIEKLELNTTELLQLPCEISRGSSSGNDKIFMLDESEFTKNNIEAEISRVPIFATDFKRYLFNPINTFRIIFPYYFINDGFELIGEAELNERFPNAYKYLIQNKLQLKKRKQFKEWYSYSAPRNLKLHENSQILIPLLAEKGSFSLISGNSKYCLMASGGFSITVLNQNYSEKYVLGLINSKLLFWYLRNISNIFRGGWVTCTKQYFGRLKIKNIKDENKNIYYAIIENVDNLIKTKSVLNRVNTDKDKTFYENKSNALDRQIDRLVYELYGLTEEEIKIVEGD, encoded by the coding sequence ATGTCCCTTGAATCTGCATACAGCTTAATTGAAAAACTTGTAAACGATTTTAACGCCAACGAAAAACATTACCTGGCCTCTGATTACTCTGAATCCCAGGCAAGGCTTGATTTCATAGATAAGCTGTTCATTGCCCTGGGATGGGACGTAAACCATGAACACCAGAAAAATCCTTACGAGCAGGAAGTAAAAGTAGAACGCCGTGTAAAAGATAAAGAAACCCAAAAACGCGCTGATTACGCTTTTTTCCTTTCACCAAATTACCGTGACCCCAAATTTTATGTTGAAGCTAAAAAACCCTCCCGCTCACTTGCCAATCCATATGATTCCTTCCAGGCGATACGTTACGGATGGAATGCCCAAACTCCGCTTGTTGTCCTCACTGATTTCGAAGAATTCCATATTCTGGATTCACGTTATAAGCCTGATATAAAATATACCAAAGAACGGAAAGTTTTAAGCTTCCATTACACTGAATATACCGATAAGGAAAAATTCTCTAAGCTGTATTACCTCTTTTCCCGTGAAGCGGTTGAATCAGGCTCAATAGAAAAATTTGCCGAAACAATGCCGAAGCCGCGCGGCAAAGCCGTGCAAAAAGGCTTGTTCCCCGGTTCATACCAGAGCATTGATGAATCATTCCTTGAAGAGCTCGATGAGATCAGAAATACCCTTGCCCGCTCTTTCAAAAAGAAAAACCCCGCGCTTACAAGTGAAGAATTAACCGAGGCAACCCAGCGGACAATTGACCGCCTTGTATTTATCCGTTTCCTCGAAGATATGCTGATAGAAGGCGAGCATCATATAAGCACATATGGAGATAAAGGCACAGCATGGGGTGATTTCATTGCTGACTGCCGCTCGCTCAATGCTAAGTATAACGGTATCGTATTTAAAGAGCATTTCATCGATCGACTCCCACTTAACAATGGGGAAATACAAAGGGGGTCTAACACAGCAATTGTCCCTGATGACAAAGACTTTGAGGATATTTGCAAAGAGCTTTCTCATATTAACTCGCCGTATAACTTTAACTCGATCCCGATTCACATATTAGGCAGCATATATGAGCGCTTCCTGGGTAAGGTAGTTCACGCTACAGATAAACGTGTTACCATTGAAGAAAAACCCGAAGTTCGCAAAGCCGGCGGCGTTTATTACACTCCGCAGTATATTGTCCAGTATATTGTTGATAACACTGTAGGCAAGCTTATCGAAGGTAAAACACCTGCTGAAATATCAAAGCTTAGGTTTGCCGATATTTCCTGCGGAAGCGGTTCATTTTTAATTACCGTTTACGATACTCTTCTCAGGTATCACTCAAAGTATTACCAGCTAAACCCTAAGGAAGCAAAAGCTGACGGCTGTATTTTCAGTAATGGCTTGTGGGTACTTTCACTAAAACAGAAAAGGCAGATTCTCCTTAATAATGTTTACGGAGTTGATATTGATCACCAGGCAGTTGAAGTAACCCAGCTTTCACTTTATTTAAAGCTGCTTGAAGATGAAACCCTTGCAACTGCAAACGAAATGCAGGCAATGTTTAAAGAAAAGATCCTGCCTGACCTGAGCAAAAATATTATCTGCGGTAACTCATTAATTGGTACTGATATTTATACAAACGACGCTCCCCTCCTTGCCAAGGAGGGGTGGCGCGAAGCGACGGGGTGGTCTGAAGAAGAAGAAAAGAAAATTAACGCAATGAACTTTGAAGATGCCTTTCCTGCTATTATGAAAAATGGTGGATTTGATGCAATTGTTGGTAATCCGCCGTATGTTAGAATTCAAATTTTCAAAGAAACCACACCCAAAATTGCAGATTATTTGAAAAAATATTATCTTTCAGCCAAATCGGGCAATTATGATTTGTATGTAGTTTTTATCGAAAAAGCTATATATAGCATTAATCAAAGAGGGTTAACTAGTTTTATTGTGCCTAATAAATTTTTTACTACTGACTATGGAGAAAATATTCGAAAATTCATATATGCAGGTAATCTTCTAAATACAATTTTGGATTTTAGACAACAACAAATATTCGTAAATGCAACTACTTATACGTCAATTATAGTTTTGCAAAAAAAGAGCACAAACTCATTTAGGTTCTCTAAACCAAGTGTTTCGAATTTAAGAGAGGATAAGATTGAATACATTACTTATGATATTTCAGAAATAGGTACTGAATGGGAATTCGAAAATTTAAAATTCAAGAGCATTATTGAAAAATTAGAATTAAATACAACAGAATTATTACAGTTACCTTGTGAAATAAGTAGGGGGTCATCTTCGGGTAATGATAAGATCTTTATGCTTGATGAATCGGAATTTACAAAAAATAACATTGAAGCAGAAATCAGTAGGGTCCCAATATTTGCAACAGACTTCAAAAGATATTTATTCAACCCTATAAATACATTTAGGATAATTTTTCCATATTATTTCATAAATGATGGTTTTGAGTTAATTGGTGAGGCTGAATTGAATGAAAGATTCCCAAATGCATACAAGTATTTAATACAGAACAAATTGCAGCTAAAAAAGAGAAAACAATTCAAAGAATGGTATAGTTATAGCGCTCCTAGAAATTTGAAATTGCATGAAAACTCTCAAATCCTAATTCCTCTTTTGGCAGAGAAAGGATCTTTTTCGCTAATATCGGGCAATTCGAAATATTGTTTGATGGCAAGCGGAGGTTTTAGTATTACTGTTTTAAATCAGAATTATTCAGAGAAATACGTATTAGGTCTTATTAATTCAAAGTTATTATTTTGGTACCTGAGAAATATAAGTAATATTTTCAGGGGCGGGTGGGTTACATGTACAAAACAATATTTTGGAAGGTTAAAAATTAAGAATATTAAGGATGAAAATAAAAACATCTATTATGCTATTATTGAGAATGTTGATAATTTGATAAAAACCAAATCAGTTTTAAACCGAGTAAACACAGACAAAGATAAAACCTTTTACGAAAATAAGAGCAACGCACTTGACCGCCAGATTGACCGGTTGGTTTACGAGCTTTACGGCTTAACCGAAGAAGAAATAAAGATTGTTGAGGGGGATTAA
- the atpC gene encoding ATP synthase F1 subunit epsilon: protein MEIVTPGKVVFAGDVKSFTAPGIEGMFQILHNHAPFISTIIPGPVKFVLAGGETKNFVTSGGTVEVHANHITMLAESLVPVEDIDVAAAEKERAEAERILESKEPGLDKEAAKHALQTAKAKIKAVSA from the coding sequence TTGGAAATTGTAACACCCGGCAAAGTTGTATTTGCAGGGGATGTAAAAAGCTTCACAGCTCCGGGAATTGAAGGAATGTTCCAGATACTTCATAACCATGCCCCTTTTATCTCAACAATTATTCCGGGACCGGTAAAATTTGTTTTGGCTGGCGGCGAGACCAAAAACTTCGTGACCTCAGGCGGCACTGTAGAAGTGCATGCCAATCATATCACGATGCTGGCGGAATCTCTCGTGCCGGTTGAAGATATCGATGTAGCTGCCGCTGAAAAAGAACGCGCAGAAGCAGAGCGTATCCTGGAATCCAAAGAACCGGGCCTTGATAAAGAAGCCGCAAAGCACGCTTTGCAAACCGCAAAAGCGAAAATTAAGGCAGTAAGTGCATAA
- a CDS encoding cellulase family glycosylhydrolase, with protein sequence MKTTLIILLTALFIGTAFSNPKYDKWQNGSYFRGYNVLYESPKSVQDFIDFKNYGGNLFHIQPDGFMATDAPYGLVQANIDGCDMLVNFCRQAGIHYVIGMRSGPGAYDTFDESQGTTGESRVWNSGNTTEQSKYAEMLNMVVQRYAGDTLFVGINLVIEPRPKVRVIPANTSASYKFFLENVYNIHMDQVYTSWVQSIREVDPELPVILESFAYSTPELFPAYEINDPYIIYSAHNYQPVQFSKEAVPFAMTYPGVYWNITTLSQVLYDAAFLRNTVFGKLREFQLSTGKPVFIGEMGMYKPQTGGIEYLGDQLDIMKDYGWHFAFWDWRRGPGADWNIEKFGDPDNLHWKRVLSEFHAPPVPKMISPANELVVPGNPTFTWDSMTAFTTYDIELSKVRGSRNDVFTFTDISQASYTITGNSLVDGETYSWRIRAKNPGGAPENISDWSQPQIFTVGPSQSLSGRTAVNVEYSLKQNYPNPFNPSTSISYSISENSIVKLTVYDMLGREVASLVNTQQMSGNYSAVFNASQISSGVYIYRLDALPLNGKQGYSDIRRMILIK encoded by the coding sequence ATGAAAACAACTCTTATTATTCTATTAACAGCTCTATTTATAGGTACAGCATTTTCTAATCCCAAATATGATAAGTGGCAAAACGGCTCTTATTTCAGGGGATATAACGTGCTTTATGAATCACCCAAATCAGTTCAGGATTTTATTGATTTTAAAAACTATGGCGGTAACCTCTTCCATATACAGCCTGATGGCTTTATGGCAACGGATGCGCCGTACGGCCTTGTGCAGGCAAATATAGATGGCTGCGATATGCTTGTTAACTTCTGCCGCCAGGCCGGAATTCATTATGTTATCGGAATGCGTTCAGGTCCGGGTGCTTATGATACCTTTGATGAGTCACAGGGTACAACCGGTGAATCAAGGGTGTGGAACAGCGGCAATACCACAGAGCAAAGCAAATATGCTGAAATGCTTAACATGGTGGTACAAAGATATGCAGGCGATACTTTATTTGTTGGGATCAACCTTGTAATTGAACCAAGGCCTAAAGTAAGAGTGATACCGGCGAATACATCAGCATCATATAAGTTTTTCCTGGAAAATGTTTATAATATCCATATGGACCAGGTTTACACCTCATGGGTACAAAGCATCAGGGAAGTTGATCCAGAGCTCCCGGTAATTCTTGAAAGCTTCGCTTACTCTACCCCTGAGTTATTCCCGGCGTATGAAATTAACGATCCATACATAATATACTCAGCACATAATTATCAGCCGGTTCAGTTCAGCAAAGAGGCTGTTCCGTTTGCTATGACCTACCCCGGAGTTTACTGGAATATAACAACACTCTCACAGGTACTGTACGATGCGGCATTTCTCAGAAATACTGTATTTGGTAAGCTGCGTGAATTCCAGCTTTCAACCGGTAAACCGGTTTTCATTGGTGAAATGGGTATGTATAAGCCTCAGACAGGCGGCATTGAATACCTTGGTGACCAGCTTGATATTATGAAAGATTACGGCTGGCATTTTGCTTTCTGGGACTGGAGAAGAGGTCCCGGCGCTGACTGGAATATTGAAAAGTTCGGCGACCCAGATAATTTGCACTGGAAAAGAGTTCTTTCGGAATTTCACGCACCTCCGGTGCCAAAGATGATATCTCCTGCAAATGAGCTGGTCGTTCCCGGTAATCCAACATTTACATGGGATTCAATGACAGCTTTCACAACATACGATATTGAGCTTTCAAAAGTACGCGGCAGCAGAAATGATGTATTTACATTTACTGATATTTCACAGGCAAGCTATACAATAACCGGAAATTCATTGGTTGACGGAGAAACATACTCATGGAGAATAAGGGCAAAGAATCCCGGCGGCGCACCTGAAAACATTTCGGATTGGTCACAGCCGCAGATATTCACTGTTGGGCCTTCACAAAGCTTAAGCGGCAGAACCGCAGTGAATGTGGAGTATTCACTTAAGCAGAATTATCCGAACCCGTTTAATCCTTCAACGAGTATTTCATACTCAATTTCTGAAAACAGCATAGTTAAGCTTACTGTTTATGATATGCTGGGCAGGGAAGTAGCCAGCCTTGTAAATACACAGCAGATGAGCGGAAATTATTCAGCTGTTTTCAACGCTTCGCAGATTTCAAGCGGTGTATATATTTACAGGCTTGATGCATTACCGCTGAACGGCAAGCAGGGTTACAGTGATATCAGAAGAATGATCTTAATTAAGTAG
- a CDS encoding S8 family serine peptidase → MNKKLLPLFLLFFLSTASAIAGTKINGYLQDALNKSTDNDMIHVYVTFNSPLGLNDFADIPYDLPKQDRRKIVIERLMAHSERTQSRVLSFLNARATDINDMEVLWIVNAVRFTTKPSVIYNLDAGNYSEITGINLDPQYPAEMMIDEIVAPAPFNMLAPEPGIMLMNADDCWALGNRGWGVKVSNADDGFWWKHPDLVKGIWQNLGEDANNNGVTIIWASGTGSVIDPGDVNGVDNDGNGKIDDFIGWDYGTNSGTISTASHGSATLGHVVGDGTMGTQTGVAPWAKCMIMRNPSGYTQQISAFQYSLQMGMDVVTSSLSFKWYFSPKPDFSLVRLATDMSLAGGMIHANSTSNDGNTTGIPHNISSAGNNPAPWRHPDQLKIGNLSGVIGVGNVHVSTDVIYSTSPWGPATWGNWNLWDAAYPYTVLESHKDYPYSRTAPVEMPDSMGLLKPDVSAPGQNSISTYVSSGTGYGSTFGGTSSATPHTAGCIALMLSINPEMLPGDIDRVLELTSIEKGDPGKDYRYGAGRIDALLATTSPACLTEGVNGGSNWLINQTTPPNDTARELVGLKLRNTSSPWIGSLKQLVFSRSGTAAANDIEKFRLFWDVNKNNVVDAGDRLLHEVNFDVSNQVVMDTIKFKVTDSVRHVLFCAKTKAGANSSNTVVLGMPNNTYFKSYYTTIAQATNFPYGSTVTGTPNIETPVIFSLKQNFPNPFNPSTMISYSLAKQSLVKVRVFDALGREIATLLNNVRDAGNHNIEFDSNFFKGLSSGIYFYKLEAFEPNGNAIYFTDIKKMMLVK, encoded by the coding sequence ATGAATAAAAAACTACTCCCGCTGTTCTTATTATTTTTTTTAAGCACAGCTTCAGCAATTGCTGGAACAAAAATTAACGGGTACCTGCAGGATGCTTTGAATAAAAGCACCGATAACGATATGATCCACGTATACGTTACCTTTAATTCCCCTCTTGGCTTAAATGATTTTGCCGACATACCGTACGATTTGCCAAAACAGGATAGAAGAAAAATTGTAATTGAACGTTTAATGGCACATTCTGAAAGGACACAAAGCAGGGTCTTATCATTCTTAAATGCCAGGGCTACTGATATAAATGATATGGAAGTGTTATGGATCGTTAACGCAGTAAGGTTCACCACCAAACCTTCTGTAATTTATAACCTGGATGCTGGAAATTATTCAGAAATAACCGGTATAAATTTAGACCCGCAATACCCGGCAGAAATGATGATAGATGAAATTGTTGCTCCGGCTCCGTTCAATATGCTTGCTCCGGAACCCGGGATTATGCTTATGAATGCAGATGATTGCTGGGCATTAGGCAATCGCGGCTGGGGTGTAAAAGTATCAAATGCTGATGATGGCTTTTGGTGGAAACACCCTGACCTTGTAAAAGGTATTTGGCAAAACCTTGGCGAAGATGCAAATAATAACGGTGTGACTATCATTTGGGCTTCAGGTACAGGTTCAGTGATCGATCCGGGTGATGTGAACGGTGTTGATAATGACGGTAATGGTAAAATTGATGATTTTATCGGGTGGGATTATGGTACAAACAGCGGTACCATCTCAACAGCTTCACACGGCTCAGCAACATTAGGACATGTTGTTGGCGATGGAACTATGGGCACGCAAACTGGTGTCGCCCCCTGGGCAAAATGTATGATCATGAGAAATCCTAGCGGTTATACCCAGCAGATCTCTGCATTCCAATATTCACTGCAGATGGGTATGGATGTTGTTACCAGCTCACTAAGCTTTAAATGGTATTTCAGCCCCAAACCTGATTTCAGCCTTGTAAGGCTTGCTACCGATATGTCTCTAGCAGGCGGAATGATACATGCAAATTCCACAAGCAATGACGGTAACACAACAGGTATCCCGCATAACATTTCTTCTGCAGGCAATAACCCTGCGCCATGGCGCCATCCTGATCAGTTAAAAATAGGAAATTTAAGTGGTGTGATCGGGGTTGGTAATGTTCATGTAAGCACTGATGTAATTTATTCCACTTCACCGTGGGGTCCGGCTACATGGGGAAACTGGAATCTTTGGGATGCCGCATATCCGTATACAGTTCTTGAAAGCCATAAGGACTACCCCTACAGCAGAACTGCACCGGTAGAAATGCCTGATTCAATGGGACTTTTAAAGCCTGATGTATCTGCGCCGGGCCAGAATTCAATTTCCACATATGTAAGCTCTGGTACAGGATACGGCTCAACTTTTGGCGGGACTTCATCAGCTACACCGCATACAGCAGGCTGTATTGCACTTATGCTTTCTATTAACCCTGAAATGCTGCCGGGTGATATTGACAGGGTACTCGAGCTGACTTCCATAGAAAAAGGTGACCCGGGCAAAGATTACAGGTATGGAGCCGGCAGAATTGATGCACTTCTCGCAACTACTTCACCTGCATGTTTAACTGAGGGTGTTAACGGAGGCAGCAACTGGCTTATTAACCAAACTACCCCGCCTAATGATACAGCTAGAGAGCTTGTTGGATTAAAATTAAGGAATACTTCATCACCATGGATCGGTTCTTTGAAACAGCTCGTATTTTCCAGAAGCGGAACTGCAGCAGCTAATGATATTGAAAAGTTCAGGCTCTTCTGGGATGTTAACAAAAATAATGTTGTTGATGCAGGCGACCGCCTGCTGCACGAAGTAAACTTTGATGTTTCAAACCAGGTTGTGATGGACACTATCAAGTTCAAGGTAACAGATTCAGTAAGACATGTTCTGTTTTGCGCAAAAACAAAAGCCGGAGCGAATTCTTCTAATACAGTTGTTCTTGGAATGCCAAACAATACTTACTTCAAAAGCTATTACACAACAATCGCGCAGGCAACAAATTTCCCGTATGGCTCTACAGTAACGGGAACACCGAATATTGAAACACCGGTTATATTTTCATTGAAGCAGAATTTCCCGAATCCGTTTAACCCTTCAACTATGATCAGCTATTCACTTGCCAAACAGTCACTGGTTAAGGTACGTGTGTTTGACGCATTGGGTAGGGAAATTGCAACACTCCTTAACAACGTTCGTGATGCCGGCAACCATAATATTGAATTTGACAGCAACTTCTTTAAAGGCTTAAGCAGCGGAATATACTTCTACAAGCTTGAAGCTTTTGAGCCAAACGGTAATGCGATATATTTTACTGATATAAAGAAAATGATGCTGGTTAAATAA
- the atpD gene encoding F0F1 ATP synthase subunit beta — translation MAENQQNKGKIVQIIGVVLDIDFSGGRLPEIYTALQIPRKNTDGTDDVLIAEVQQHLGEDRVRAVSMDTTDGLVRGMDVIDTGAPITIQVGPEVLGRLMNVTGDTIDGLEPLKTKKTLPIHRAAPTLDELSTQKEILETGIKVIDLLEPYTKGGKTGLFGGAGVGKTVLIQELINNIATFHGGYSVFAGVGERTREGNDLWREMKESGVINKTCLVFGQMNEPPGARQRIGLTGLTVAEYFRDEEGKDVLLFVDNVFRFTQAGSEVSALLGRMPSAVGYQPTLATEMGALQERITSTKKGSITSVQAIYVPADDLTDPAPAAVFSHLDATTVLDRKISELGIYPAVDPLSSTSRILDPLVIGEEHYRVAQSVKEVLQKYKDLQDIINILGIDELSDEDKLAVQRARKVQKFLSQPFFVAEQFTGSKGKYVKIEESIKGFKAIVSGECDDVPENAFYMVGNLEEALEKAKTL, via the coding sequence ATGGCAGAAAATCAGCAGAATAAGGGCAAGATCGTTCAGATTATCGGTGTTGTGCTTGATATCGACTTCTCAGGCGGAAGGTTACCTGAGATCTACACAGCTTTACAGATCCCAAGGAAAAATACAGACGGAACAGATGATGTATTAATAGCGGAAGTTCAGCAGCATTTGGGCGAGGACAGGGTAAGAGCTGTATCAATGGATACAACAGATGGTTTGGTAAGAGGCATGGATGTAATTGATACCGGCGCTCCTATCACAATTCAGGTTGGACCTGAAGTACTCGGAAGGTTAATGAATGTGACCGGCGACACTATCGACGGGCTTGAACCGCTGAAAACAAAAAAGACCCTTCCTATTCACAGGGCTGCTCCCACGCTTGATGAGCTTTCAACACAGAAGGAAATACTTGAAACAGGTATTAAGGTTATAGATCTTTTAGAGCCTTACACCAAGGGCGGTAAGACCGGACTTTTCGGCGGAGCAGGTGTAGGCAAAACGGTTCTTATCCAGGAGCTGATAAATAATATTGCGACATTCCACGGCGGTTACTCAGTATTCGCAGGAGTGGGCGAGCGTACAAGAGAAGGTAACGATCTCTGGCGCGAAATGAAGGAATCAGGCGTTATCAATAAAACATGTCTTGTGTTCGGACAGATGAATGAGCCGCCCGGAGCGCGTCAGCGTATCGGGTTAACAGGCCTCACAGTTGCTGAATACTTCCGCGATGAAGAAGGAAAAGACGTACTTCTCTTTGTGGATAACGTATTCCGTTTCACACAGGCAGGCTCTGAAGTATCAGCGCTTTTAGGACGTATGCCTTCAGCGGTAGGTTACCAGCCAACACTTGCAACAGAGATGGGTGCCCTGCAGGAGAGGATCACTTCTACAAAGAAGGGTTCTATCACATCAGTGCAGGCTATCTACGTTCCCGCTGATGACTTGACAGATCCGGCGCCGGCAGCGGTGTTCTCGCATCTTGATGCTACCACAGTACTCGACAGGAAAATTTCCGAGCTTGGTATTTATCCTGCTGTTGACCCGCTTTCATCAACATCGCGTATTTTGGATCCGCTTGTAATTGGTGAAGAGCATTACCGCGTTGCGCAGTCAGTAAAAGAAGTATTGCAGAAATATAAAGATCTCCAGGATATCATAAATATTCTCGGTATCGATGAGCTCTCAGATGAAGATAAGCTTGCGGTTCAGAGAGCAAGAAAAGTACAGAAGTTCCTTTCACAGCCGTTCTTTGTTGCTGAACAGTTCACAGGCTCAAAAGGAAAGTATGTGAAGATCGAAGAATCAATTAAAGGATTCAAAGCTATAGTTAGCGGTGAGTGCGACGATGTTCCTGAAAACGCATTCTATATGGTAGGTAATTTGGAAGAAGCACTGGAGAAGGCAAAAACTTTATAA
- a CDS encoding cold-shock protein: protein MQKGKVKWFNADKGFGFITGNDGKDVFVHFKSIVGDGYRSLEDGQEVEYEVEETDKGLQARNVTKA, encoded by the coding sequence ATGCAGAAAGGTAAAGTAAAATGGTTTAATGCTGATAAGGGATTTGGATTTATAACTGGTAATGATGGAAAGGACGTATTCGTGCATTTCAAGTCAATAGTCGGAGATGGTTACAGATCACTCGAGGATGGACAGGAAGTTGAATATGAGGTAGAAGAAACCGATAAAGGTTTACAGGCAAGAAACGTCACTAAAGCATAA